The following coding sequences are from one Salvia hispanica cultivar TCC Black 2014 chromosome 3, UniMelb_Shisp_WGS_1.0, whole genome shotgun sequence window:
- the LOC125209690 gene encoding E2F transcription factor-like E2FE, whose protein sequence is MDLVPKHAGAATESGSKDIPYCRKQKSLGLLCSNFLSLYDHDGVESIGLDDAASKLGVERRRIYDIVNVLESVGILTRKAKNRYTWKGFGAIPKALENLKREGLRDIGPAADTSCSEKISDDEEDEMCSDMNSLSQNDRSDSSSLLKRDSRKEKSLGLLTQNFVKLFLCTDMDMISLDDAAKLLLGDGKHTSMTTRTKVRRLYDIANVLSSMKFIEKTHHPETRKPAFRWLGLTGKPDNSTADSLIPSDSKKRIFGTDLTNATTTKRLRMDEDRFKILKAHNQVQVKHENENEDEPITAGKSYQFGPFAPANVPKVGDSHDGEGKEAVDWESLSTSYRPQYHNQALKDLFSHFVEAWQSWYSEVAGKGPMKLMS, encoded by the exons ATGGATTTAGTTCCCAAACACGCCGGAGCAGCGACGGAATCTGGATCTAAAGATATACCTTACTGCCGTAAACAGAAATCCCTCGGCCTCCTGTGCTCCAA TTTTTTGAGCTTGTACGATCACGATGGGGTGGAGTCAATTGGGCTGGACGATGCCGCATCGAAATtag GAGTGGAGAGGAGGCGGATCTATGATatagtgaatgttttggagaGCGTTGGC ATTCTTACGAGGAAGGCGAAAAATCGATATACCTGGAAAGGATTTGGAGCGATCCCGAAGGCTTTGGAAAACCTAAAG AGAGAAGGTCTAAGAGATATTGGGCCTGCAGCTGATACGAGTTGCTCTGAGAAA ATTTCAGacgatgaagaagatgaaatgtGCTCAGATATGAACAGCTTAAGTCAGAATGATAGATCGGATTCGAGTTCTCTTTTGAAAC gGGATAGTAGGAAGGAAAAGTCCCTCGGGCTTCTCACACAGAATTTTGTTAAGCTGTTCCTCTGCACTGAT ATGGATATGATTTCTCTTGATGATGCTGCAAAGCTTTTGCTTGGTGATGGAAAGCACACTTCAATGACTACTAGAA CGAAAGTCAGAAGACTGTATGACATTGCCAATGTTCTGTCTTCTATGAAATTTATTGAGAAG ACTCATCACCCGGAGACAAGGAAGCCTGCTTTCAGATGGCTGGGGTTGACTGGAAAGCCAGATAACAGCACTGCTGATTCCTTGATTCCAAGTGATTCTAAGAAGAGGATATTTGGAACTGATCTCACTAATGCTACAACTACAAAGAGGCTCAGGATGGATGAAGATAGATTCAAAATCCTAAAGGCGCATAATCAAGTACAAGTCAAACATGAGAATGAAAACGAGGATGAGCCGATAACTGCTGGAAAGAGTTACCAGTTTGGCCCTTTTGCACCTGCAAATGTGCCCAAGGTTGGAGATTCTCACGATGGAGAAGGGAAAGAGGCTGTTGATTGGGAAAGTCTATCCACTTCTTACAGACCTCAGTATCACAACCAAG CTCTAAAAGATCTTTTCTCCCACTTTGTGGAAGCATGGCAATCATGGTATTCAGAGGTTGCTGGGAAAGGCCCTATGAAACTCATGTCCTAA
- the LOC125209691 gene encoding uncharacterized protein LOC125209691, with product MPVILGSKESTDWWLNDSSLSNLDKILKPYEETDLAWYPVTPAIDEISFDGPECIKEVKLEETKTISQLFSKKQASKSEDQTPEKTLIKEELQECITPEIEKDKHQKQYTVESASLKDEASDTEEPKQETTKMELIEDENLRLLTLKKREEEVKQELYQLTTLCDVPACLIIHDPATNSTSIWPEDSSQVRGLIDSYKADPSAVRAYGVSDFISKRQKNAEEKVVNLRKTNAERKYPTRRKSSVAGIERRVARQGPGRSVKDRVLETGGGDDEDKQQ from the exons ATGCCTGTAATCTTGGGCAGCAAAGAATCAACTGATTGGTGGCTGAATGATTCTTCTTTGTCCAATCTTGACAAAATACTCAAACCATATGAAGAAACAGATTTG GCCTGGTATCCTGTCACTCCTGCTATTGATGAAATTTCTTTTGATGGACCCGAGTGCATTAAGGAG GTAAAACTGGAGGAGACCAAGACAATCTCTCAGTTGTTCTCAAAGAAACAAGCAAGCAAATCGGAGGATCAAACACCTGAAAAAACACTGATCAAAGAAGAGCTTCAGGAATGTATTACACCAGAAATTGAGAAAGATAAACATCAAAAGCAATATACAGTTGAAAGCGCTTCACTGAAGGATGAAGCTAGTGATACGGAAGAACCAAAACAAGAAACTACGAAGATGGAGTTAATCGAGGATGAGAATTTAAGGCTCCTAACTCTgaagaagagagaggaagaggtAAAGCAGGAACTCTACCAACTCACAACTCTTTGTGACGTCCCCGCCTGCCTGATCATCCACGACCCTGCCACCAACTCAACCTCCATCTGGCCGGAGGATTCTTCCCAAGTCCGCGGCCTAATCGACTCCTACAAGGCCGATCCCAGTGCCGTTAGGGCGTATGGGGTGTCCGATTTCATCAGCAAGCGGCAGAAGAATGCCGAGGAGAAAGTCGTCAATCTGCGGAAGACGAATGCGGAGAGAAAATACCCCACCCGGAGAAAGTCATCAGTTGCGGGAATTGAACGCCGCGTTGCGCGCCAAGGCCCAGGCCGTTCGGTCAAGGATCGAGTTCTTGAAACGGGAGGCGGAGATGATGAAGACAAACAACAATGA
- the LOC125209706 gene encoding abasic site processing protein HMCES-like — MCGRGRCTLRPDAIAQACHFNSRPIRHVDIDRYRPSYNVAPGFNVPVVRLGDGDGDGFVSHCMKWGLVPKETDEIDHFKMVCAFERDLINAVTSNFDLLHLCISMRGVNRYERSHPFVDFFQRTGVWYRLKGETLYTFTIITTSSSSSLEWLHGLFLPPLQ; from the exons ATGTGTGGAAGAGGAAGGTGTACTCTGCGACCGGATGCCATTGCTCAGGCCTGCCATTTCAACTCTCGCCCCATCCGCCATGTCGACATCGATCG GTATCGGCCGTCGTACAACGTCGCGCCGGGGTTCAACGTGCCGGTAGTTCGACtaggcgacggcgacggcgacggcttCGTTTCGCACTGCATGAAATGGGGACTGGTTCCTAAGGAAACTGATGAAATCGATCACTTTAAGATG GTGTGCGCATTTGAGAGAGACTTGATTAATGCTGTAACTTCTAATTTTGACTTACTACATTTGTGCAT TTCAATGCGAGGTGTGAATCGATATGAGAGGAGCCATCCTTTCGTCGACTTCTTCCAAAGAACAGGTGTTTGGTATCGTTTGAAGG GAGAAACGCTTTACACCTTCACCATTATCACAACTTCATCCTCGTCATCTCTGGAATGGCTTCATGGTTTGTTCCTTCCCCCCTTGCAGTGA
- the LOC125209852 gene encoding pyridoxine/pyridoxamine 5'-phosphate oxidase 1, chloroplastic-like, which yields MENPEPITYLTQQQAAEIDQLLMSQSGYTIDQLEELSGLSVAAAIAEVYRQSEYKRVLVICGPGNNGDYGLVAARHLHHFRYNVCVFYPETSPEPLSEGLVAQLDSLSAPFLPLESLREELLDYDIFVDAIFGFSFQGNPRPPFDGLIRRLASLRENCSEHQKSPKIVSVDVPSGWHVEDGDISGKGIKPDMLVSLIAPKLCVKRFDGPHHFLGGRFVPPSIVRKYELKLPPYPGTSMCVRIEEPNCVDKSVEADPFVQFQKWLDVASEAGLKDPNAMALSTATKDGKPSLRMVQLKKVDQGGFVWCSNYSSRKGSELSENPHAALLFYWSALNRQVRVEGFVQKVTNEESEEYFHSRSRDIQITPTLGIQSIVIPGREVVYQQYKEMEEKYPEGTTIPRPQNWGGYRLVPERFEFWQGDESSVHPRLRYFVQDINGKRVWRHVE from the exons atggAGAATCCGGAACCTATCACTTATTTGACGCAGCAGCAGGCTGCTGAGATTGATCAGTTGCTAATGAGCCAAAGCGGTTATACCATCGATCAGCTCGAG GAACTGTCTGGTTTAAGTGTTGCAGCTGCAATTGCGGAG GTGTACAGGCAAAGCGAATATAAGCGAGTACTTGTAATATGTGGTCCTGGAAATAACGGGGATTATGGCCTTGTTGCTGCTCGTCATTTGCATCATTTTAGATATAATGTGTGCGTTTTTTATCCTGAAACGTCTCCCGAACCCCTTTCTGAGGGTCTCGTCGCTCAG CTTGATTCATTGTCAGCTCCTTTCCTTCCCCTGGAAAGCCTACGTGAGGAGTTACTGGACTATGATATATTTGTGGATGCAATATTTGGCTTCTCTTTCCAGG GAAATCCCAGGCCACCTTTTGATGGCCTTATCCGTAGGTTGGCATCTCTGAGAGAGAACTGTAGCGAGCATCAGAAATCTCCCAAAATCGTTTCTGTGGATGTTCCTTCTGGTTGGCATGTAGAAGATGGAGATATAAGTGGTAAAGGCATCAAACCCGACATGCTG GTTTCTTTAATAGCTCCAAAGCTTTGTGTTAAAAGATTCGATGGTCCTCACCACTTTTTGGGTGGAAGATTTGTACCCCCATCTATTGTGAGAAAATATGAGCTAAAACTTCCACCATATCCAGGAACTTCCATGTGTGTACGTATAGAAGAACCTAACTGTGTCGACAAGAGCGTGGAGGCTGACCCTTTTGTGCAG TTCCAAAAATGGTTGGACGTTGCAAGCGAAGCAGGTTTGAAGGATCCGAATGCTATGGCCCTATCAACTGCCACAAAGGATGGTAAACC TTCTTTGCGTATGGTCCAATTAAAGAAGGTCGACCAAGGAGGATTTGTCTG GTGCAGTAACTATAGTAGTCGAAAAGGGAGTGAGTTATCAGAAAATCCCCACGCTGCACTTCTTTTCTATTGGAGTGCCTTAAATCGGCAG GTACGTGTTGAGGGATTTGTGCAGAAAGTAACTAACGAGGAGTCTGAGGAGTACTTCCACAGTCGTTCACGAGACATTCAGATTACTCCAACTCTTGGCATTCAG agCATTGTGATTCCTGGAAGAGAAGTTGTCTATCAACAATATAAAGAGATGGAGGAAAAGTACCCTGAGGG TACTACGATTCCCAGACCTCAAAACTGGGGAGGATACAGACTCGTTCCAGAGAGATTCGAGTTCTGGCAAGGAGATGAATCATCCGTACACCCCAG GCTTCGATATTTTGTGCAAGACATCAATGGGAAAAGGGTGTGGAGACATGTCGAGTAG
- the LOC125216535 gene encoding pyridoxine/pyridoxamine 5'-phosphate oxidase 1, chloroplastic-like, which yields MASAKIASDVESVSYLNQREAAEIDEILMGSLGFSVDQLMELAGLSVAASIAEVYKPAEHNRVLAICGPGNNGGDGLVAARHLHHFGYKPFVCYPKRTAKALYNGLVTQLESLSIPFLPVEDLPVDLSTSFDIVLDAVFGFSFQGSPRPPFDDIIQRLVALGSPNERTQKPPVIVSVDIPSGWHVEEGDLSGKGIRPDLLVSLTAPKLCAKKFTGPHHFLGGRFVPPAIAEKYKLNLPEYPGTSMCVRIGKPPRVNISALRENYISPELCEDQVEADPFTQFQKWFDDAMAAALKEPNAMAICTAGKDGKPSSRMVLLKGFDKDGFVWYTNYGSQKAHQISENPQAALLFYWGPLNRQVRIEGPVQKVSDEESEQYFHSRPRGSQIGAIVSKQSTVIPGRQFLYQQQAELESKYSDGSLIPKPKYWGGYRLKPEVFEFWQGQPSRLHDRLRYTPGGKGAWKIERLSP from the exons ATGGCTTCGGCGAAGATTGCGAGCGACGTGGAATCCGTATCCTACTTGAATCAGCGTGAGGCTGCGGAAATTGATGAGATTCTCATGGGGTCGCTTGGCTTCAGCGTTGATCAGCTGAtg GAATTGGCTGGTTTGAGCGTGGCCGCGTCGATAGCTGAG GTATATAAACCAGCCGAACATAACCGTGTTCTTGCTATATGTGGCCCGGGGAATAATGGCGGTGATGGTCTTGTGGCTGCTCGTCATTTGCATCACTTTGGATATAAACCATTTGTTTGTTATCCAAAGCGTACTGCTAAGGCTCTTTACAATGGTCTGGTTACACAG TTGGAGTCACTGTCCATTCCTTTCCTTCCAGTTGAAGACCTACCGGTGGACTTGTCAACGAGCTTTGACATTGTACTGGATGCAGTATTTGGGTTTTCATTCCAGG GCAGCCCTAGGCCTCcttttgatgatattattcAAAGGTTGGTAGCTTTGGGAAGCCCAAATGAGAGGACTCAGAAACCACCTGTCATAGTCTCGGTTGATATTCCATCTGGGTGGCATGTTGAAGAAGGTGATCTGAGTGGCAAAGGCATTAGACCAGACTTGCTG GTTTCCTTGACTGCTCCTAAGTTATGTGCCAAAAAATTTACTGGCCCTCACCATTTTCTTGGAGGCAGATTTGTTCCCCCTGCCATTGCTGAAAAGTACAAACTAAACCTTCCAGAATACCCTGGAACTTCCATGTGTGTCCGGATTGGTAAGCCTCCACGAGTTAATATATCAGCTTTAAGAGAGAACTACATTTCTCCTGAGTTATGTGAGGACCAAGTTGAAGCTGATCCATTTACTCAG TTCCAGAAATGGTTTGATGATGCCATGGCAGCTGCCTTGAAAGAACCAAATGCTATGGCCATTTGCACGGCAGGAAAGGACGGGAAACC TTCGTCAAGAATGGTATTGCTGAAAGGATTTGACAAAGATGGTTTCGTCTG GTACACAAACTATGGAAGTCAAAAAGCTCATCAAATATCAGAAAACCCTCAAGCTGCTCTCCTTTTTTATTGGGGCCCCTTGAATCGCCAG GTAAGGATTGAAGGGCCAGTGCAAAAGGTTTCTGATGAAGAATCTGAGCAGTATTTCCACAGCCGTCCTAGGGGAAGCCAGATCGGAGCAATTGTCAGCAAACAA AGCACTGTAATCCCTGGAAGGCAGTTTCTTTACCAACAACAGGCTGAGCTGGAGTCCAAGTATTCTGACGG AAGCCTGattccaaaaccaaaatattgGGGAGGATATAGACTCAAACCAGAGGTTTTCGAGTTCTGGCAAGGACAACCATCCCGTCTGCATGATAG GTTGCGCTACACCCCGGGTGGAAAGGGGGCTTGGAAAATTGAGAGATTGTCACCATGA